One Mesorhizobium sp. L-2-11 genomic region harbors:
- a CDS encoding Y4bD/Y4pK family protein, protein MGTTGLAVRITHPFHPLLGQIFEVVSRSPHWGEDRVIYRAANGTLPTIAVALTDMAPPDPFRRIAAGRAAFRIVDLQRLLGILEQVSSSIEVGDA, encoded by the coding sequence GTGGGTACGACCGGTCTTGCGGTGCGCATCACACATCCCTTCCACCCACTCCTTGGTCAGATCTTCGAGGTGGTCAGCCGTAGCCCGCATTGGGGCGAGGACCGGGTAATCTATCGGGCGGCAAACGGGACTTTGCCAACCATTGCCGTCGCTTTGACGGACATGGCGCCGCCCGATCCATTCCGGCGGATCGCGGCTGGGCGTGCCGCTTTCCGGATAGTCGACCTGCAGCGGCTGCTCGGCATCTTGGAGCAGGTCTCCTCGTCAATAGAGGTGGGCGATGCGTAA
- a CDS encoding recombinase family protein — protein sequence MLAVPGNSDERLTAVRRSKFAYVYVRQSSINQVRHHQESTELQYSLVDRAVRLGWPPDRVVVIDEDLGKSGNGQVERGGFQRLIAEIGLGNAGLVVSLDASRLARNNRDWHQLLELCSLFGVIIADGERLYDPCAYHDRLLLGLSGIMSEAELHQIRIRLHQGERQKAARGELRIPLPGGLAYNRSGQIVLNPDEEVQARLRLVFDKFRELGTARRVMRYLRTHDLRIPVRPLRGPGPHELVWRDATIAHVHYILHNPAYAGAYVYGRRRINAVRQGPGSHRATSKVAIDDWEVCIKDAHPGYIDWEEFMVNQRRLADNTNRYEAGHRGAPRKGIALLQGLAVCGQCGRRMTVRYSGPDSACPVYCCLADRNQTGSSLCQEVRAPAVDELVAQTLLKALEPDQIAIAIAALDEIAEETRSLEKQWTLRRERARYDAERARRQYDTVEPENRLVARTLEKAWEDKLRLVDEIEQEYRRWRDREPLVLQTQDHAALQQLAENLPAIWHSETTQPEDRKRILRFIVQEVVLDQKKIRGQVAIRILWQTGATSQHQIQRRVQSYDRDYGELELVRERITQLNAAGDMDRQIAKKLNDEGIRSARGRPFTYENVWLLRHRWGIPTAKINGVAANPTRWPDGTYSVQGAAAAIGVTAQTIFDYLAQGLINGRQSTKGQPWQISLSSDQIDQLQRRLQRTRRSRKGAS from the coding sequence ATGTTGGCCGTCCCGGGTAATTCTGACGAGCGGCTCACGGCCGTCCGGCGTTCAAAGTTCGCTTACGTTTATGTACGCCAATCCTCGATAAACCAGGTGCGCCACCATCAGGAAAGCACCGAACTTCAGTACAGCTTGGTGGACCGAGCCGTCAGATTGGGCTGGCCGCCGGATCGTGTCGTCGTCATCGATGAGGATCTTGGAAAATCGGGAAACGGCCAAGTCGAGCGCGGCGGCTTCCAACGGCTCATCGCCGAGATCGGGCTCGGCAACGCGGGTCTGGTGGTCAGCCTCGATGCATCTCGATTGGCACGCAATAACCGAGATTGGCATCAACTCCTCGAGTTGTGTTCATTGTTCGGCGTTATCATCGCTGATGGCGAGCGCCTCTACGATCCCTGCGCTTATCACGACCGGCTGCTGTTAGGGCTCTCGGGGATCATGAGCGAAGCAGAGTTGCATCAGATCCGCATCCGCCTGCATCAAGGGGAGCGGCAGAAGGCGGCGCGAGGCGAGCTTCGCATACCGCTGCCAGGTGGCTTGGCGTACAACCGCTCCGGCCAGATCGTGCTCAATCCTGATGAAGAGGTGCAGGCTCGGCTGCGTCTGGTCTTCGACAAATTTAGGGAGCTTGGGACCGCGCGACGCGTTATGCGTTACCTGCGCACGCACGACCTACGCATACCGGTGCGGCCGCTCCGCGGGCCGGGACCCCATGAGCTGGTGTGGCGAGACGCCACCATCGCCCATGTCCATTATATTTTGCACAACCCGGCCTATGCCGGCGCATATGTCTACGGCCGGCGCCGAATAAATGCGGTCCGCCAAGGTCCGGGTTCGCACCGCGCAACCTCGAAGGTGGCCATTGACGACTGGGAGGTTTGCATCAAAGACGCACACCCTGGTTATATTGACTGGGAGGAGTTCATGGTCAATCAGCGCCGCCTCGCCGACAACACCAATCGATACGAGGCCGGCCACCGCGGCGCGCCGCGCAAGGGCATTGCTTTGCTGCAGGGCTTGGCGGTTTGCGGCCAATGCGGGCGGCGGATGACCGTGCGCTACAGCGGCCCCGACAGTGCATGCCCCGTTTACTGCTGCCTGGCGGACCGCAACCAGACCGGCAGCTCTCTCTGTCAGGAGGTTCGGGCGCCCGCAGTAGATGAGTTGGTCGCCCAAACCCTCCTGAAGGCGTTGGAACCTGACCAAATCGCCATCGCCATCGCTGCGCTCGACGAGATTGCGGAGGAAACGCGGAGCCTCGAGAAACAATGGACGCTACGGCGGGAACGTGCGCGGTATGACGCCGAGCGGGCTCGACGACAATACGACACCGTGGAACCGGAAAATCGTCTCGTCGCCAGAACCCTGGAAAAGGCATGGGAAGACAAGCTGCGCTTGGTCGATGAGATCGAGCAGGAATATCGTCGGTGGAGAGACCGAGAGCCCTTGGTGTTACAGACACAGGATCACGCGGCGCTTCAGCAACTCGCCGAGAATTTGCCGGCTATCTGGCACTCAGAAACGACCCAACCAGAAGACCGCAAACGTATCTTGCGCTTCATCGTGCAGGAGGTCGTTCTCGACCAGAAGAAGATACGCGGCCAGGTCGCCATCAGGATTCTTTGGCAGACCGGCGCAACCAGCCAACATCAAATCCAACGCCGAGTTCAATCTTACGATCGAGACTATGGCGAACTCGAGCTTGTGCGTGAGCGGATCACGCAACTCAATGCTGCGGGCGATATGGACAGGCAAATCGCCAAAAAATTGAACGACGAGGGCATTCGTTCAGCCCGAGGCAGACCATTCACCTACGAGAACGTCTGGCTTCTGCGCCACCGCTGGGGAATCCCGACAGCCAAGATTAACGGTGTCGCAGCCAATCCGACACGCTGGCCTGATGGGACCTACTCTGTACAGGGCGCTGCCGCTGCAATCGGCGTGACGGCTCAAACCATCTTCGATTACCTCGCCCAGGGACTTATCAACGGTCGGCAAAGCACGAAAGGCCAGCCTTGGCAGATCAGCCTTTCCAGCGACCAGATCGATCAACTTCAACGCCGACTGCAACGGACCAGGCGATCAAGGAAAGGTGCATCATGA